From Candidatus Thermoplasmatota archaeon:
TTCAGGTGTGGGTGTTGTTAATACAGGACATTGCCATCCCTCTGTGGTAAATGCAATAAATGAGCAGGCTAAAAAAGTGATTCATTTTGCCGGAACCGATTTTTATTATGACGTGCAGGTCAAACTTGCAAAGCGTCTATGCGAGATAACGCCCGGCAATTTTGAAAAGAGAGTTTATTACGGAAACAGCGGTGCCGAGGCCGTAGAAGCGGCGATAAAGCTTGCAAGATGGAGCACGAAGAAAAAATTTATGCTGGCTTTTATGGGGGCCTTTCATGGAAGAACCATGGGTGCACTTGGACTGACGGCAAGCAAAATTTTGCACAAGCAGAATTTCTTTCCATGGATGCCAGGCGTCGTCCATGCTCCCTATCCAAATCCATATAGAAACGTATTTGGTATAGACGGGTACGAAAATCCCGAGGAACTGGTGAATAGAGTTATAGGTTACATAGAAGAGATGTTCAGAAGATATGTACCTCCAGATGAAGTTGCGGCAATATTTGTGGAATCGTTGCAGGGAGAGGGAGGATATATCGTTCCGCCCCCGACCTTTTTGAAAGAATTGCGAAAACTGGCGGATAATTACGGCATAATCCTCGTTGACGACGAGATACAGGCTGGCTTTGGAAGAACGGGTAAAATGTTTGCCATCGAGCATTTCAATGTTGAACCTGATGTCGTAACCGTTGCAAAGGCGATGGGGTCGGGAATGCCAATAGGGGCAGCCGTTTTCAATGCCAGATACGACTTCAGGGTTAAAGGGGCACACTCGACAACATTTGGAGGGAATCTCGCTGCATGCGCATCTTCACTTGCCACAATAGATGTCATAGAAAAAGAAAAGCTTGTAGAAAATGCCGCAAGACAGGGAAAGATAATGCGTAAAAGATTGGATGAAATGAAAGAAAAATATGAAATAGTCGGCGATGCACGCGGTCTTGGGTTGATGCAGGCAACCGAAATAGTCAAAAGCAAAAAAGGCAAGGAAGCAGCACCGAAGATAAGAGACGAGATTGTAAACAGGGCGTTGAAAAAAGGTCTTCTCCTTCTTTCATGCGGTGAATCAACAATACGTTATATCCCACCGTTATGCATAACAACGAAACAGGTTGAGGCGGGTATGGACATCGTAGAGGAGTCAATAAAGGAGGTGAGGTAAGTATCTCTACTGCTGTAACTGCCTGAAGACTTTCTCGATCTCTTTCACATTTGCATCGGTCTTGAAACCGATTGGGGAAAAATGAGTTCTTGACGCAAAAAAATCCTTCTCCCTCAGCCTTCCTATAATATCCAAAAGTTTTGGCTGCACTATCTTAAGCCGCTTGCATATAGAGCTACCATCGTAATACATTGGAGGAGCATCAACCTCTTCCTTTATAATCTCCAGCAATTTTTTGTTTCTTTTATTTTCTGCTTTTTCCGCCATAAACTCAACAACATCTTTATCATTTAACGAACCAATCCACAGAGGACCAGCCCATTTCTCCCCCCTTTCATTGCAAAATTTCCTTGTTTTCCATCCATTATCTCTGCAAATCCAGCCTATTTTCTTCACCGCCTCGCCCCCTTTTCTAGCTCCTTTCTCCAGACGCAGATACACCCTGAAATAGTGGTCGTGGGAATACAAAAAAACTGGATATGCACCGTAACCCTTCATTGCGGCAGTCCTGACCAAAAAGCCTATGAGTATTCTCAGCCCGATTTCTTTCATGCCTTCGCCATGCATAGGAACCGCCCCATATCGCCTGATGCACGTGCTTTTATAAACCCCACAGAGAGTAGCTTTATCTGTGGCGGTAAATGCAGCAAAGCCCTTCCCTCTCATTCTTTCAAAAGCAGAGAGAGCAAAAGGCGCAGGAGAACCGTAGGGGTCGATATCTATGTAGTCATATTTATTACGGCAAAGCATCCTTATATCCCCATTCATTGCATTTATCTTCAAATTATTAATCTCGGCATTCTTCTTTATTATTTCATATGAAACGGGATTGATTTCATTTATGTGCATGTCTATTCCTTCAACTTCATTTGCTATCCTTATGCCCCTGACACCAGTCGCTCCAAGTCCATCTAAAAATTTTTTGCATCCGTTTTTTACTGCGTACCAGCAGAATAGAACGCATAAGTCACGGTCCAGCTTCATCGCCGGATTATAAAATTTATCTCTTTTGATTCCAGGACCTTTATCTTTAACCTTTCCATACAATAAAATTTTTGTTTTGCCCTCCTTACCTATCATCTAAATCCTTCTTTCAGAATTCTGTCTATCTTATATGGCAATATATTCCTATTGACAGGGGTTAGTTCTAATATGCGGACGTTATCCATATTTCTTATGTCCTGCAATAGCGAATCCCTTGATTTTTTGTGGAGTGTAAGGAGCAGAGGCTTATCAGAGTCCAAAGCTCTGCGAACCGCCTCCCTGAATTTTTTGCTTTCCAGTTCCATTTTTCCAACTTCATCTATAATTATGATATCAACATTTTCATCATCTATCGCATTCTGTATGGCCGGTATGCCGATCTTTTCAAGCACTTTCAGATCTATCCTATATTTGCCCACGCGGTAAATTGTATCTAGGTCAACATGAGCAAAAATTCCTTCTTTTTTTGTAAGCCAGTCTATAACCTTAAATCCAACTCTTTCCCCTTTCCGCTCAATACTTTCCGTTATCATTCCCCCGAACACAAACTCATTTTCCAACCTTCTTATAACATTTATGAGGCCTTCCGTTTTGCCCACTCTTGGCGCACCTGTTATCCCTATTTTTGGTGTAAGTACCATTCTCAGT
This genomic window contains:
- a CDS encoding acetyl ornithine aminotransferase family protein, with the protein product MITGKEERPRILTDLPGREGKKIIAEDEKYLATTTKASPAVVKEAKGIVFEDVDGNIFFDFTSGVGVVNTGHCHPSVVNAINEQAKKVIHFAGTDFYYDVQVKLAKRLCEITPGNFEKRVYYGNSGAEAVEAAIKLARWSTKKKFMLAFMGAFHGRTMGALGLTASKILHKQNFFPWMPGVVHAPYPNPYRNVFGIDGYENPEELVNRVIGYIEEMFRRYVPPDEVAAIFVESLQGEGGYIVPPPTFLKELRKLADNYGIILVDDEIQAGFGRTGKMFAIEHFNVEPDVVTVAKAMGSGMPIGAAVFNARYDFRVKGAHSTTFGGNLAACASSLATIDVIEKEKLVENAARQGKIMRKRLDEMKEKYEIVGDARGLGLMQATEIVKSKKGKEAAPKIRDEIVNRALKKGLLLLSCGESTIRYIPPLCITTKQVEAGMDIVEESIKEVR
- a CDS encoding tRNA (guanine(10)-N(2))-dimethyltransferase; this translates as MIGKEGKTKILLYGKVKDKGPGIKRDKFYNPAMKLDRDLCVLFCWYAVKNGCKKFLDGLGATGVRGIRIANEVEGIDMHINEINPVSYEIIKKNAEINNLKINAMNGDIRMLCRNKYDYIDIDPYGSPAPFALSAFERMRGKGFAAFTATDKATLCGVYKSTCIRRYGAVPMHGEGMKEIGLRILIGFLVRTAAMKGYGAYPVFLYSHDHYFRVYLRLEKGARKGGEAVKKIGWICRDNGWKTRKFCNERGEKWAGPLWIGSLNDKDVVEFMAEKAENKRNKKLLEIIKEEVDAPPMYYDGSSICKRLKIVQPKLLDIIGRLREKDFFASRTHFSPIGFKTDANVKEIEKVFRQLQQ
- a CDS encoding NTPase encodes the protein MVLTPKIGITGAPRVGKTEGLINVIRRLENEFVFGGMITESIERKGERVGFKVIDWLTKKEGIFAHVDLDTIYRVGKYRIDLKVLEKIGIPAIQNAIDDENVDIIIIDEVGKMELESKKFREAVRRALDSDKPLLLTLHKKSRDSLLQDIRNMDNVRILELTPVNRNILPYKIDRILKEGFR